In Schizosaccharomyces osmophilus chromosome 2, complete sequence, the following proteins share a genomic window:
- the sec73 gene encoding Arf GEF Sec73: MPVRFSLGRNSLDSTVKDKERKADNKTKNAGLSGTSSIPTSVSDHRTKSRKKSSSDRSKKSKKNKPEITASSPSDTPTPFFKKKGIFYTKSRAKHSSYINQDSSSENTEGSLSQEFPVDHQEHQITSPTKSRDPSVPKIATDVPSESQVTKSPLNTHFRPRTSRSFFRLPIFSRRSWNYDQPTENGSHSLGDTSYLQKEEEPKVSNSKDTSVNDTDRLAGSLNDSISSAEEINHENPPFLSQVGGRPGTERSLSSNCLERNITNSLVDFDPKQIRDDSSSSTQSVSLPKTPSEGGSPVSSPDNPQRASRARPRSSTIPSQRTIENYRESRSSLFSFRTLRRDGDESLAHVLEHSTLFSDLKPNPNKFLSSVPSLEDCDTAQSYLSKLRATVPYSFMIPVLAERENEVLSEALHLCLCGMDFSCRPLDFCLRLFLLKSHLPKESQQIDRVITAFSKRYYECNTDMFSSEDQCYILVFSLIMLHTDVFNVNNKHKMTKQEFINICKIDDLTPEIFEYYYDNITYTPFVNLDDELFLLEKEKAEKFYTPSRKRLGLSPYTFTLESQLSTLRNEAPISFNDKYITPGIEDSKSLAGIQKRISKSSILQLVSHRSHPMAFSNHFIGLPDNSDPGLVDFSISMLGILPRSEKKRRVSGHSSFKEHLILLTASRMLFFRNSAWARDLVSQQENYERAISKTKSSSNMTLASNATTPTMNDFSGTDSSPDSPDEPALVFSPPIEQLSPETTHSLDNAFAYCDRECIGNPPHMFYVLLRDGSIETLIAATEECMIEWISRINYIATIRTAGLRMPFSDSYLPRRDFSCYPKDMEQELAAIEVQLEQDMELARKRTIKTRTDQLKEEYNQHLTKLSILQKNAKNLSVCAPMQPKTRAVILQAYKKFETKIQSVYLNMQKATTQLKILEFEFQVDQSRSHVESMKKTCSPRKDYHSTKSRARGSITEEEGSFVSVFSSSPTPSDLKELEWKDKHENKDLNNEVENANEKDMSNDRKLHSNTNSPRKMNALKLQISNQRNDLDDTASLGSVTTCLDYWQPFEEEREYFSPSPSPGGQDAVHHDMEESFYDPMTDLSRRNSRASHER, translated from the coding sequence ATGCCTGTCCGATTTTCACTAGGTAGGAACTCTTTGGATTCAACCGTTAAGGATAAAGAACGAAAAGCCGACAATAAAACTAAAAATGCTGGTTTATCTGGCACTTCCTCCATTCCAACATCTGTATCAGACCATCGTACAAAATCgcgaaaaaaaagttcatCAGATCGTTcgaaaaagtcaaaaaagaataaaccTGAAATTACCGCCTCTTCTCCTTCCGATACCCCTACCcctttcttcaaaaaaaagggaattttTTATACTAAATCCCGTGCTAAGCATTCTTCCTACATTAATCAAGATTCTTCCTCAGAAAATACTGAAGGAAGTTTGTCTCAAGAGTTCCCTGTGGATCATCAAGAACATCAGATTACATCCCCTACGAAGAGCAGAGACCCTTCTGTTCCAAAAATCGCGACTGATGTCCCTTCAGAGTCTCAGGTTACCAAGTCTCCTCTGAACACACATTTTCGTCCCCGTACGTCCCGTAGCTTCTTTCGACTTCcaatattttcaagaagatCTTGGAATTACGACCAACCAACTGAGAATGGTAGCCATTCACTTGGTGATACATCATACTTGCAAAAAGAGGAGGAGCCGAAAGTTAGCAATAGTAAGGATACTTCAGTGAACGATACAGATCGTTTAGCAGGTTCTTTGAATGACTCTATATCTTCAGCAGAAGAGATTAACCATGAAAACCCCCCATTCTTGTCACAGGTTGGTGGACGACCGGGCACCGAACGATCTTTGTCATCCAATTGTCTTGAACGTAATATAACAAATAGTCTCGTTGACTTTGATCCTAAGCAAATTCGAGATgattcatcttcatctacTCAATCAGTTTCTTTACCTAAAACACCTTCAGAAGGAGGAAGCCCTGTTAGTTCTCCCGATAACCCACAGAGAGCCTCCAGAGCAAGACCTAGAAGCTCCACCATACCTTCTCAACGTACCATTGAAAATTATCGAGAAAGCCGTTCTAGCCTTTTCAGTTTTCGAACTCTCAGGAGAGATGGCGACGAAAGCCTTGCTCATGTGCTTGAGCATTCCACCCTTTTCTCCGATTTAAAACCAAATCCTAATAAATTTTTGTCTTCCGTACCTAGTCTAGAAGACTGTGATACCGCTCAGAGTTATCTTAGCAAGCTCCGAGCAACTGTGCCGTACAGTTTCATGATACCTGTATTGGctgaaagagaaaacgaaGTTCTGTCTGAAGCTCTTCATTTGTGTTTGTGCGGTATGGATTTTTCTTGCAGACCACTCGACTTCTGCTTGCGTTTATTCTTACTCAAATCTCATTTGCCCAAAGAGTCGCAACAGATCGACAGAGTGATCACTGCGTTCTCAAAGCGTTATTACGAATGCAATACCGATATGTTTAGCTCTGAAGATCAATGTTACATTTTGGTATTTTCGTTAATAATGCTTCATACAGATGTCTTTAATGTTAATAATAAACACAAAATGACAAAACAGGAGTTTATCAATATTTGTAAAATTGATGATTTAACAcctgaaatttttgaatactACTATGATAACATTACTTACACCCCATTCGTCAACTTGGATGATGAACTCTTTCTTCTCGAGAAGgaaaaagctgaaaagTTTTACACTCCTTCTCGTAAACGACTGGGCTTATCTCCCTACACGTTTACTTTGGAAAGTCAGTTGAGTACCCTGCGAAATGAAGCTCCTATTTCATTTAACGATAAATATATAACACCAGGCATAGAGGATTCAAAGTCTTTGGCAGGGATtcagaaaagaatttcGAAATCTTCTATATTACAATTGGTGTCTCACCGATCACACCCAATGGCGTTTTCCAATCACTTTATAGGATTGCCGGACAATTCAGACCCCGGATTGGTTGACTTCAGTATCAGTATGCTTGGTATTTTACCGCGgtctgaaaaaaaaaggagagTATCAGgccattcttctttcaaagagCATCTGATTCTCTTGACTGCATCGAGAATGCTCTTCTTCCGTAATTCGGCTTGGGCTCGCGACTTGGTTTCTCAGCAAGAAAATTACGAACGTGCAATatcaaaaacgaaaagctCTAGTAATATGACATTAGCGAGCAATGCAACGACTCCAACCATGAATGACTTTAGTGGGACGGACTCTTCCCCTGATTCCCCCGACGAACCCGCACTTGTGTTTTCTCCACCCATCGAACAGCTGTCACCGGAAACTACTCACTCACTTGACAATGCTTTTGCTTATTGCGACCGAGAATGTATTGGTAATCCACCTCATATGTTTTACGTTCTTTTGCGAGATGGTTCCATAGAAACTTTAATAGCGGCTACCGAGGAATGCATGATAGAATGGATTTCTAGGATTAACTACATAGCGACAATTCGTACAGCTGGTTTGCGCATGCCTTTCTCTGATTCGTACCTTCCTCGAAGAGATTTCTCATGTTACCCAAAAGATATGGAGCAGGAATTGGCAGCTATTGAAGTCCAACTGGAGCAAGATATGGAACTTGCTCGTAAACGCACCATTAAAACACGCACTGATCAACTAAAGGAAGAATATAATCAACATTTAACAAAGCTTTCGATTTTGCAGAAAAACGCCAAAAATCTATCTGTGTGTGCACCGATGCAACCAAAAACACGAGCTGTTATTTTGCAAgcatacaaaaaatttgaaacgAAGATCCAGTCAGTATACTTGAACATGCAGAAGGCTACGACGCAGCtaaaaattttggaatttgaatttcaagTTGATCAATCTCGTTCTCATGTCGAGTCTATGAAAAAGACCTGTTCTCCTCGAAAGGATTACCATAGTACGAAATCAAGAGCAAGAGGTAGCATTACCGAGGAAGAGGgttcttttgtttcggTGTTTTCTAGCAGTCCTACACCATCTGATCTTAAGGAATTGGAGTGGAAAGACAAACATGAAAACAAGGATTTAAATAACGAAGTCGAAAACGCTAACGAGAAAGATATGTCAAATGATCGAAAGCTACACTCAAATACGAACAGTCCCAGGAAAATGAATGCTTTGAAGTTACAAATTAGCAACCAGCGAAATGATTTGGATGATACCGCTAGTCTAGGCTCTGTTACTACATGTCTCGATTACTGGCAaccttttgaagaagaacgtGAATATTTCTCGCCTTCACCGAGTCCAGGAGGACAAGATGCGGTTCACCACGATATGGAAGAGAGTTTCTATGACCCAATGACCGACTTATCGAGACGAAACTCAAGAGCATCTCACGAAAgatga
- the erg5 gene encoding C-22 sterol desaturase Erg5 has product MNQTESFLSGSQTFVRLMGYEVVYTKWTVCFALLLACITYDQISYQFQKRHLPGPLLKVPFMGSFLDSMKPTFEKYKTKWDSGPLSCVSVFHKFVVIASERDLARKILNSPSYVQPCVVDAGKKILKHTNWVFLDGRDHVEYRKGLNGLFTTRALGVYLPAQEEVYNKYFKEFVNHSQGKYTEFMIPFRDINVATSCRTFCGHYISDDAIKHIADEYWNITAAMELVNFPLVLPFTKVWYGIRSRKVVMQYFMKAAAASRKSMEAGNSPTCMMEEWIREMIETRKYNSNKGLDGSEKPSVLIRDFSDEEISLTFLSFLFASQDATSSSMTWLFQYLADCPDVLQKVREEQFRIRGGDPNVPISLQLLEKMTYTRMVVTECLRLRPPVLMVPYRVKKSFPITPEYTVPKDSMVIPTLYGALHDPKVYPDPESFKPERWEPNGLAQQNPKNWMVFGNGPHVCLGQRYAVNHLIACVGKASLMLDWSHKRTVDSDTQMIFATTFPQDMCLLKVTPFDLATLKSHVEQDVKSQASTATTIPTSD; this is encoded by the exons atgaatcaaacCGAAAGCTTTCTTTCGGGTTCACAAACTTTTGTCCGTTTAATGGGTTATGAAGTGGTATATACGAAATGGactgtttgttttgctcTTTTACTTGCATGCATAACATATGACCAAA TTTCTTATCAGTTTCAAAAGAGGCATCTTCCCGGTCCTCTCCTTAAGGTTCCCTTTATGGGATCCTTTTTGGACAGCATGAAGCCAACCTTTGAAAAGTACAAGACCAAATGGGATTCCGGTCCACTTTCGTGCGTTTCTGTTTTTCACAAGTTTGTCGTCATTGCCTCGGAACGCGACCTGGCCAGAAAAATCTTGAACTCTCCTAGCTACGTTCAACCTTGCGTCGTTGATGCCGGAAAGAAGATCTTGAAGCATACTAATTGGGTCTTTTTGGATGGCCGTGATCATGTTGAATACCGTAAAGGTCTGAATGGCTTATTTACTACTCGGGCACTTGGTGTTTACTTGCCCGCTCAAGAGGAAGTATACAACAAGTACTTTAAGGAGTTTGTAAACCATAGCCAAGGAAAGTATACGGAATTCATGATTCCTTTCCGTGATATCAATGTTGCTACCTCTTGTCGTACTTTCTGTGGCCATTACATCTCTGACGATGCCATCAAACACATTGCTGATGAATACTGGAATATCACCGCTGCTATGGAACTCGTCAATTTCCCTCTTGTTTTACCCTTCACAAAGGTCTGGTATGGTATCCGTTCTCGTAAGGTCGTTATGCAATACTTCATGAAGGCTGCCGCTGCCTCTCGTAAAAGTATGGAAGCCGGTAATTCTCCCACCTGCatgatggaagaatggATTCGCGAAATGATTGAAACTCGCAAGTACAACAGCAATAAGGGCTTAGATGGTTCTGAAAAGCCGAGTGTTTTGATTCGTGACTTTTCCGATGAAGAAATCTCGCTCACTTTCttatcctttttatttgcttcTCAAGATGCTACTTCTAGTAGTATGACGTGGCTTTTTCAGTACCTGGCCGATTGCCCTGATGTCTTGCAGAAGGTTCGCGAAGAACAATTCCGTATCCGTGGCGGCGATCCCAATGTACCCATCAGTTTGCAATTGCTAGAAAAAATGACCTACACCCGAATGGTGGTCACTGAATGTTTACGCCTTCGTCCCCCTGTTCTGATGGTTCCTTATCGTGTTAAGAAATCTTTCCCCATCACTCCAGAATACACGGTTCCCAAAGATTCTATGGTTATTCCTACTCTTTATGGTGCTTTGCACGATCCCAAAGTCTACCCTGATCCCGAATCTTTCAAACCCGAACGCTGGGAACCCAATGGACTTGCCCAACAAAACCCCAAAAACTGGATGGTCTTTGGTAACGGTCCACATGTTTGTTTGGGTCAACGTTATGCGGTTAATCATCTAATTGCTTGTGTCGGTAAAGCTAGTTTAATGCTCGATTGGTCACACAAGCGCACCGTTGACTCTGACACTCAAATGATTTTTGCTACTACTTTCCCTCAAGATATGTGCTTGCTTAAAGTTACTCCTTTCGATCTCGCTACTTTAAAGTCTCACGTTGAGCAAGACGTCAAGTCGCAAGCTTCTACTGCTACTACAATTCCAACTAGCGACTAA
- the ltc2 gene encoding ER-plasma membrane tethering protein Ltc2 has translation MSSGLLSQKKDHFIPVLLNECSIDSPSFRASIHFLGNQLRAYSQWSEEFLSLCHKYTQAIESIEPIVATISFQSMPSVISCGFFDPDYATTALLNGQEMFRSTFLIQMEQARNIHKYVINPMELFHDSKLRPLLQLDERYRTEQEHYDSEILRYSSSGQVKDLAQMREEAKALCDARSTYFTIALQYVVQVGSFHFYLDNVALESISRFSIETFRLSSRLHESNASTHDQIVRLLAYGTKINESYPAFKKIISNVYNRVEREILKRIQPPSNLDSYRSDTHRTLNTTAKRRQGWLLRNVSSNKPDNKAVWKKFWFFIDNGYFGYLTDDANGGVFESERIGVLLCKFSPLPNSHRRFCFQIKTKSSLYILQAETQLDVVEWGNVFHNARTHCLNGKISADLVLSPTLPSFSAKSLAHVVDRRRNQSNLKNAKSSRAHSERLLCGHSNYEVSTIMHSKSLHRVPSPQKILRNTASHNQSDLLAPWSIVAAPIITNLTSDTITSFLDHEGYFSGNSPSALMANFWGSVNYGHVLEQHNWLLNSEFGRTYEKISREVNLESFPAELKLRNAEFKGIFGELATSAVLFVSRVVSKREGQIRMPGRMYCTMRGVFIYYKISGLVLIEHFPISKISNVKYFTSSKCDYFYMSVAKYGTLRFRLYLDSSKILHDRLNILIYNYVADDPMNSVQLLSRIREVQKEYALVKPNVDQSVIPDFDAISRPQTHVRGRSKTLSAPSETVYKEDDHVTEQMRRLNIARLPKETVQVARSDHMDDIILDNVYDVSSKALFHIVFGDKSNFLLRLYKLHGIEDIELLPWIEDEDTGKNYRYINYKLHYRDSKGVFHSQHYQDRQSQDKRNEYNLYILSWYHHPWAIPYKDSFRLVLKTSISHLKKNKSRLLLSIGIEWINKPFGVSKVLEAVARDVALKYVDLEAVYLDKAVLTAKKLPILSIVNEYGKVGDYSESVVFQRKLPYVSQLSSPSMLNLIRSHIWLFLGGLAMDLAVLPWAILSIFLRYTFSHSFVMVLLTLSLISNLLFAYNFGENFWKERQDQQFLNRVFDDLKQIKTSVQYVHMKDVDDLLVGLPTFRHPNLTENGECIRSFISYPSRAKSRWTEKRNYIAEKRKYVMMKLASLNYFDYLVHQDAIYEHVQHELMTCQKAKVLGLYPSQIEKYCSSCESEWQNRTLFFGEDNLATRLLSLDTQVSSKKPPEE, from the exons ATGTCTTCAGGTTTATTGTCTCAAAAGAAGGACCATTTTATTCCAGTTCTCCTGAATGAATGTAGTATTGATTCTCCATCCTTCCGAGCAAGCATTCATTTCTTGGGCAACCAACTTCGAGCTTATAGCCAATGGTCTGAGGAGTTTTTGTCCTTGTGTCACAAATATACACAGGCAATTGAGT CGATTGAGCCCATCGTTGCGACCATTTCGTTTCAGTCAATGCCTTCCGTCATTTCTTGCGGATTTTTTG ACCCTGATTATGCAACCACAGCCCTCTTAAATGGTCAAGAAATGTTTCGCTCTACCTTTCTAATCCAGATGGAACAAGCAAGGAATATACACAAGTACGTTATCAACCCTATGGAATTGTTTCATGATTCGAAATTGCGTCCTTTGCTTCAACTAGATGAGCGTTATCGCACTGAACAAGAGCATTATGATTCTGAGATTTTGAGGTACTCTTCTTCGGGTCAAGTGAAGGATCTCGCTCAAATGCGTGAAGAAGCGAAAGCTCTCTGTGATGCTCGCAGTACCTATTTTACTATTGCTTTACAATACGTTGTACAAGTTGGCTctttccatttttatttggatAATGTAGCTTTAGAAAGTATTAGCCGATTCTCCATCGAAACTTTTCGACTTAGCAGTCGACTTCACGAATCCAACGCAAGTACCCACGATCAGATCGTACGTCTCTTGGCTTATGGAACCAAGATCAATGAATCCTACCCCGCattcaagaaaattatATCGAATGTATATAATCGGGtggaaagagaaatatTAAAACGTATTCAACCGCCTTCAAATCTTGACAGTTATCGTAGCGACACTCACAGAACGCTCAATACAACGGCTAAGAGGCGACAAGGATGGCTCCTTCGAAATGTTAGTTCTAATAAGCCAGACAATAAAGCagtttggaagaaattttggttttttattgacAATGGCTACTTTGGATATCTCACCGATGATGCCAATGGTGGTGTATTTGAAAGTGAGCGAATTGGTGTCTTGCTTTGTAAGTTTAGCCCGTTGCCCAACAGCCATCGAAgattttgctttcaaataaaaacaaaatcttcCTTGTATATTTTGCAAGCAGAGACTCAGTTGGATGTGGTAGAGTGGGGAAACGTTTTTCATAATGCACGTACACACTGCCTAAATGGCAAAATTTCTGCGGATTTAGTTTTATCTCCCACACTCCCTTCCTTCTCAGCAAAATCCCTCGCTCATGTCGTCGACCGTCGTCGTAACCAGTCTAACCTAAAAAACGCTAAATCCTCAAGGGCCCATTCTGAAAGGCTTCTTTGTGGACATAGTAATTACGAGGTTTCCACCATTATgcattcaaaaagtttgcaTCGTGTGCCTTCCCCACAAAAAATACTTCGCAATACAGCCTCCCATAATCAGTCAGACCTCCTTGCACCTTGGAGTATAGTAGCAGCTCCCATAATAACAAATCTTACTTCTGACACAATCACTAGTTTCTTGGATCATGAAGGATATTTTTCGGGTAACTCGCCATCTGCTCTTATGGCTAACTTTTGGGGATCAGTGAACTATGGCCACGTTTTAGAACAACATAACTGGCTTTTGAATTCAGAGTTTGGTCGTACTTACGAAAAAATTTCAAGGGAGGTAAACTTGGAATCCTTCCCGGCTGAGCTGAAATTAAGAAATGCAGAGTTTAAGGGGATTTTTGGCGAGTTGGCAACTTCCGCAGTTCTGTTTGTTAGTCGCGTTGTAAGTAAGCGTGAAGGCCAGATTAGGATGCCTGGAAGAATGTACTGCACTATGCGAGGCGTGTTCATTTACTATAAAATAAGTGGGCTAGTGCTTATTGAACATTTTCCAATCTCAAAGATTTCAAACGTGAAGTATTTTACAAGCAGCAAATGCGATTACTTTTATATGAGCGTAGCGAAATATGGAACTCTCAGATTTCGATTATACCTTGATTCTTCGAAAATATTGCATGATCGTTTAAATATTCTAATTTATAATTACGTTGCTGATGATCCCATGAATAGCGTTCAGCTACTGTCTCGAATTCGTGAAGTCCAGAAAGAGTATGCATTGGTGAAACCGAACGTTGATCAATCTGTCATACCAGACTTCGACGCAATTTCTCGCCCCCAAACCCACGTTCGTGGAAGAAGTAAAACGCTTTCAGCACCATCAGAAACCGTTTATAAAGAAGATGACCATGTAACTGAGCAAATGAGAAGACTCAATATTGCCAGGCTTCCGAAGGAAACTGTTCAAGTAGCCCGATCTGATCATATGGATGATATAATTCTTGACAACGTATACGATGTTTCTTCTAAAGCTCTGTTTCATATTGTATTCGGTGATAAAAGCAATTTCTTACTCAGGCTTTATAAGCTTCATGGTATTGAAGACATTGAACTTCTTCCATGGATAGAGGATGAAGATACGGGGAAAAATTATCGCTACATCAATTATAAACTTCATTATCGTGATTCAAAGGGAGTGTTTCATTCTCAGCATTACCAGGATCGTCAATCTCAAGATAAGCGTAATGAGTAcaatttatatatattatcaTGGTACCATCACCCTTGGGCTATTCCCTACAAGGACTCTTTCAGATTGGTACTCAAAACGTCAATATCTCacttaaagaaaaataaaagccgccttcttctttcgatTGGCATTGAATGGATAAACAAACCTTTCGGTGTCTCTAAAGTTTTAGAAGCAGTAGCTCGAGATGTTGCCCTTAAATATGTGGACCTAGAAGCTGTTTACCTCGATAAGGCTGTATTGACTGCCAAAAAGCTTCCTATCTTGAGCATCGTCAATGAATATGGTAAGGTTGGTGATTACTCTGAATCtgttgtttttcaaagaaaacttcCATATGTTTCGCAGCTGAGCAGCCCTTCTATGTTAAACTTAATACGTAGTCATATATGGTTGTTCTTGGGTGGACTTGCTATGGATCTTGCTGTTTTACCATGGGCTATATTGAGCATTTTCTTGCGTTATACTTTTTCACACTCTTTCGTAATGGTTTTGTTGACTCTATCACTAATTTCTAACCTTTTATTTGCATACAATTTTGGGGAAaacttttggaaagaaagacaagatCAACAATTTCTTAACCGGGTATTCGATGatttaaaacaaataaaaacgTCTGTTCAATATGTTCATATGAAAGATGTAGATGATTTATTGGTTGGTCTTCCTACTTTTAGGCATCCAAATCTAACTGAGAATGGGGAATG TATACGATCGTTTATAAGCTATCCCTCACGAGCTAAAAGCCGTTGGacggaaaaaagaaactatattgcagaaaaaagaaaatatgttATGATGAAGCTAGCATCCTTGAATTATTTTGATTACCTTGTACACCAGGATGCAATATATGAACACGTCCAACACGAACTTATGACATGCCAAAAAGCTAAAGTCCTAGGGTTATATCCGTCACAGATTGAAAAGTATTGTTCATCTTGCGAATCAGAATGGCAAAATCGcactttgttttttggtgAAGATAATCTTGCTACAAGACTTCTCAGCTTAGATACTCAAgtatcttcaaaaaaaccaCCCGAAGAGTAA
- the ymr1 gene encoding phosphatidylinositol-3-phosphatase, myotubularin family, whose product MENIKVAKVENVKFLNKGNEINGTLHLTAYHSIFSDVEGKREIWTAYSMINFVRLCLNEKTYCIRIQCRDFMFYCLKFQSSTDAMDVYDTLRELTSVTSVNRLYAYHYMPTGGEGKVQSGWDLFHLENEYRRMGVGDSNRAEGAGTNWRLTKINENYLECQSYPQILAVPTNVSDSVIHYGCKYRSKNRFPTLTYLHKNSFSITRASQPLVGLRQNRSAQDEKVVEAIFATSIIPGKENLIVDARPSTNAMANIAVGAGSENMDHYRFAKKIYLGIDNIHVMRESLSKIVNALRNTDISAASPSVEQLNKSNWLKHLTNILQGAVLIIQTVHFQHAHVLVHCSDGWDRTSQLCALPQLCLDPYYRTIQGFMSLIEKDWLAFGHRFAERCCHLPGKRIFSTDNSSPEEQHTTTSVATSTLQYTFCTFRSALSGFAIDHSEKMSSPVFHQFLDCVWQIMRQFPKYFEFNERFLRRLLYHLYSCQYGSFLYNSQRERKQSAVYQQTRSIWDYFMSRKKEFTNLDYEYYDDVLLPNATDLKWWASSFGQPDENMNVGLSEASSTGSPLVSSSSCQSASASASASVPV is encoded by the exons ATGGAAAACATAAAAGTTGCAAAG GTTGAAAATGtgaagtttttgaataaagGCAATGAGATTAATGGAACGCTACATTTAACTGCTTATCATTCTATTTTCTCTGATGTGGAAgggaaaagagaaatatgGACAGCTTACTCCATGATTAATTTCGTTCGTCTGTGCcttaatgaaaaaacatACTGCATTCGAATACAATGCAGGGACTTTATGTTTTACtgtttgaaatttcagAGCTCGACAGACGCCATGGATGTTTACGATACTCTGCGAGAATTGACATCAGTAACTTCTGTCAATCGTTTATATGCGTATCATTACATGCCCACAGGAGGAGAAGGAAAGGTTCAATCTGGATGGGACTTGTTTCACCTCGAAAATGAGTATCGCCGTATGGGTGTTGGTGACTCAAACCGTGCTGAAGGTGCTGGTACAAACTGGAGACTTAcgaaaataaatgaaaattactTGGAATGCCAATCATATCCTCAAATATTGGCTGTTCCAACCAATGTATCCGACAGCGTTATTCATTACGGTTGCAAATACCGATCGAAAAATAGGTTTCCTACATTAACTTACCTTCATAAAAATTCT TTCTCTATTACTCGAGCATCGCAACCTTTGGTAGGGCTTCGGCAGAACCGGAGCGCAcaagatgaaaaagttgTTGAAGCTATATTTGCTACGTCTATTATACCAGGAAAAGAGAACCTAATTGTGGATGCTAGACCGTCTACGAATGCCATGGCAAATATAGCAGTTGGGGCAGGAAGCGAAAATATGGATCATTATcgatttgcaaaaaaaatatatttagGGATTGACAATATCCACGTTATGCGCGAGTCTTTAAGTAAAATAGTGAACGCTCTTCGGAATACAGATATAAGTGCAGCATCCCCTTCGGTTGAGCAATTAAACAAATCGAATTGGCTGAAGCACTTGACAAATATACTACAAGGGGCTGTTTTGATTATCCAAACAGTTCACTTTCAGCATGCTCACGTACTAGTCCACTGCTCGGATGGCTGGGATCGAACGTCTCAATTATGTGCTCTTCCACAACTTTGTCTTGACCCATATTATCGAACCATCCAAGGATTTATGAGCCTAATAGAAAAAGACTGGTTAGCATTTGGACATAGATTTGCCGAACGGTGTTGTCATTTGCCTGGAAAGAGGATCTTTTCTACTGATAATTCTTCACCAGAAGAACAACACACGACTACTTCGGTAGCCACTTCTACACTTCAGTATACATTTTGTACATTTCGGTCTGCTCTTAGTGGATTTGCCATTGATCACTCGGAGAAGATGAGCTCTCctgtttttcatcaattcTTGGACTGTGTGTGGCAAATTATGAGACAATTTCCCAAGTATTTTGAGTTCAACGAACGATTTTTGCGCCGGCTTTTGTATCACTTGTATTCGTGTCAGTATGGGTCGTTTTTGTACAACTCTCAACGCGAACGTAAACAATCTGCTGTGTATCAGCAAACTCGTTCTATCTGGGACTACTTTATGTCtcggaaaaaagaatttacaAATTTAGATTATGAATATTATGATGATGTTTTACTTCCTAATGCAACGGATCTTAAATGGTGGGCGTCCTCTTTTGGTCAGCCAGATGAAAACATGAACGTTGGCTTATCCGAAGCCTCTTCTACTGGTTCACCTCTTGTTTCGTCATCCTCATGTCAATCTGCTTCTGCATCTGCATCTGCTTCTGTTCCAGTGTAA
- the ini1 gene encoding RING finger-like protein Ini1 codes for MSKHHSDLILCRRQPGITVGKLCERCDDKCPICDSHVRPTTLVRICDECAFGSAQDRCIICGAPGVSDCYYCAECTRMEYDRDGCPRVINLGTSRTDWFYERKKYKMAGKEMPGPMY; via the exons ATGTCAAAAC ACCATTCGGATTTGATTTTATGCCGCCGGCAACCTGGAATTACTGTAGGAAAGC TTTGTGAACGTTGTGATGATAAGTGCCCAATTTGCGACTCTCATGTTCGTCCAACCACACTAGTTCGCATTTGCGACGAATGCGCCTTTGGTAGTGCTCAAGATCGCTGCATTATATGTGGTGCACCTGGTGTCTCTGACTGCTATTATTGCGCTGAATGTACGCGTATGGAATACGACCGTGATGGGTGTCCAAGAGTAATTAATCTTGGTACAAGTCGTACGGATTGGTtctatgaaagaaaaaa ATACAAAATGGCAGGGAAAGAAATGCCAGGGCCGATGTACTGA